A single genomic interval of Armigeres subalbatus isolate Guangzhou_Male chromosome 1, GZ_Asu_2, whole genome shotgun sequence harbors:
- the LOC134221268 gene encoding GDP-fucose transporter 1, which translates to MYQPLETDKENLFTKYLRILAVVAAYWVISILTVFVNKALLSGLDLDAPLFVTWFQVLTSSSICFVMSALSRRYPKVFSVPDGNPLSKEVIRKVLPLSLLFTAMIATNNLCLKYVGVAFYYVGRSLTTVFNVVLTYLLLAQKTSGKAVLCCLLIVVGFWIGVDQESLTESFSLIGTIFGVLGSLSLSLYSIYTKRTLQFVNQEVWLLSYYNNVYSAIIFIPLMLINGELQVVMDYEHLAEPWFWGVMTIGGICGFAIGYVTALQIKVTSPLTHNISGTAKACAQTVLATTWFSEVKSILWWTSNIVVLVGSALYTRVKQLEMDQRHREHINSQKV; encoded by the exons ATGTATCAACCCCTGGAAACCGACAAGGAAAACCTTTTTACAAAGTATCTACGGATACTGGCGGTGGTCGCTGCATACTG GGTGATCTCTATCCTGACCGTGTTCGTGAACAAAGCTCTGTTGagtggtttggatttggatgctCCACTGTTCGTAACGTGGTTCCAGGTGTTGACCTCGTCGAGCATTTGCTTTGTAATGAGCGCACTTAGCCGTAGGTATCCCAAGGTGTTCAGCGTTCCAGATGGGAACCCATTGAGCAAAGAAGTAATACGGAAGGTGTTGCCGCTTTCGCTTTTGTTTACTGCGATGATTGCAACGAACAACCTCTGCTTGAAGTACGTCGGTGTGGCATTTTATTATGTTGGCCGGTCGTTGACCACGGTCTTCAATGTGGTCTTAACTTATCTGCTGCTGGCGCAAAAGACCAGCGGAAAGGCAGTGCTGTGTTGTTTACTGATTGTGGTCGGCTTTTGGATCGGTGTCGACCAGGAAAGTTTGACGGAATCGTTTTCACTAATCGGAACGATTTTCGGGGTATTGGGCTCGTTGAGTTTGTCACTTTATTCGATCTACACCAAGCGCACTCTGCAATTTGTCAACCAGGAGGTGTGGCTGTTGAGCTACTACAATAATGTTTATTCGGCCATCATATTCATACCGTTGATGCTGATCAACGGAGAACTTCAGGTCGTGATGGATTACGAACACCTGGCGGAACCTTGGTTTTGGGGTGTGATGACTATTGGAGGAATATGCGGATTCGCAATTGGTTACGTTACAGCACTGCAGATCAAGGTGACATCGCCATTGACGCACAACATTTCCGGAACAGCCAAGGCCTGTGCCCAGACTGTGCTAGCTACAACATGGTTCAGCGAAGTTAAATCAATTCTCTGGTGGACGTCCAATATTGTGGTGCTGGTGGGAAGTGCCCTCTACACTCGGGTGAAGCAGCTCGAAATGGATCAACGTCATCGGGAACACATCAATAGTCAGAAAGTTTGA
- the LOC134221360 gene encoding TBC1 domain family member 7, whose product MADERNFRSTYYEKVGCRSVEERKSLEILLKDKPLNVLKLKQFCIRFTVPNIHRNVLWNFLLGVTPAYTDSCKYVMTQREAVYEDLLRALHVMRIVDDKTPKQRILHAMWLLETKQLCLGYDLNQESYFSNITEVLLQIFENDIEIYWMAKGFHEYSQEILEEMGKLSDLTGTILEKEDHGLYIHLKSCDILPALPLDKWYGSFFAGVLSELAIIRIWDKICGGSIKIVIFVLIEILRTLRGKVLRCMNLKALLECFETIKDEQETADLIVNKAIELWQQNKGHNEFILQSKVKTLI is encoded by the exons atGGCAGACGAACGGAATTTCCGTTCAACTTATTACGAAAAAGTGGGCTGTAGGAGCGTGGAAGAGCGGAAATCTCTAGAGATCCTACTGAAGGACAAACCACTGAATGTACTTAAGTTGAAGCAGTTCTGCATTCGGTTCACCGTGCCCAATATACATCGCAATGTATTGTGGAACTTCCTGCTAG GTGTCACTCCGGCCTATACCGATTCGTGCAAATACGTCATGACCCAACGGGAGGCAGTGTACGAGGATCTGCTACGGGCTTTGCACGTGATGCGAATAGTCGACGATAAAACTCCAAAGCAGAGGATTTTGCACGCGATGTGGCTATTGGAAACGAAACAGCTATGTCTGGGATATGACCTGAAT CAAGAGAGCTACTTCAGCAACATAACCGAGGTGTTGCTGCAGATCTTCGAAAACGATATTGAGATCTACTGGATGGCCAAAGGATTCCACGAATACAGTCAGGAGATCCTGGAGGAGATGGGAAAACTGTCGGATTTGACTGGTACGATTTTGGAAAAAGAGGACCACGGTTTGTACATTCACCTGAAATCGTGCGACATATTGCCCGCGCTTCCGCTGGACAAGTGGTACGGGTCGTTTTTCGCGGGTGTCCTGTCAGAGTTGGCCATCATCCGAATATGGGACAAAATCTGCGGAGGATCAATCAAAATAGTGATATTTGTGTTGATCGAAATACTACGTACTCTGCGAGGAAAAGTGCTTCGCTGTATGAATTTGAAGGCTTTGCTAGAATGTTTCGAAACG ATTAAAGATGAGCAAGAAACAGCCGACCTGATTGTTAATAAGGCAATCGAGCTGTGGCAGCAGAATAAAGGCCACAACGAATTCATTCTCCAATCCAAAGTGAAGACTCTTATATGA